A stretch of the TM7 phylum sp. oral taxon 349 genome encodes the following:
- a CDS encoding SIS domain-containing protein yields MLDDAQILKQRDHLGALDVAAKLHAQISREIPVINEDHDGRELRHVIVAGMGGSALAADAAKVLLRDTLPIPFEVVKDYTLPAYATEHTLVIASSHSGNTEETVACLHQAIERGCQIAVTTTGGEVERIAEQRQIAFARIPNDTQPRMGMLYNLRGLFTLLHNFNLLSSSWFKQLDDTEPWIARESALWCKGIPTKRNYAKQLALIAVGKTPVFYAGSLMAPVAYKWKISWNENAKNVAFWNYFPEFSHNEFIGWTSHPVEKPFAVFDLISNLENPQILKRFALSDKMLSGKRPKSTVVPLQGETVLEQMLWGSVLADFVSIYVGILNNVDPTRVDLIEKFKKALTE; encoded by the coding sequence ATGCTTGATGACGCACAGATTTTGAAACAGCGCGACCACTTAGGGGCGCTTGATGTTGCCGCAAAATTGCATGCGCAAATTTCTCGCGAAATTCCAGTGATAAATGAAGATCACGACGGGCGAGAGCTGCGCCATGTAATCGTTGCTGGTATGGGTGGTTCGGCGCTTGCTGCCGACGCAGCGAAGGTGCTGCTGCGCGATACGCTACCAATTCCGTTTGAAGTCGTGAAAGACTACACATTGCCCGCCTATGCCACAGAACACACGCTAGTAATTGCGAGTAGCCATTCTGGCAATACTGAGGAAACCGTAGCGTGCTTGCACCAAGCAATCGAGCGCGGTTGCCAGATCGCCGTCACTACAACAGGCGGGGAAGTTGAGCGTATCGCTGAGCAACGCCAAATTGCATTTGCGCGCATTCCAAATGACACGCAGCCACGCATGGGTATGCTGTATAATTTACGCGGATTATTTACTTTACTGCATAATTTCAATCTGCTATCAAGTTCCTGGTTCAAGCAGCTTGACGATACTGAACCGTGGATTGCGCGTGAAAGCGCTCTCTGGTGTAAGGGCATCCCGACTAAGCGCAATTATGCCAAGCAACTGGCACTTATCGCCGTTGGTAAAACACCAGTATTTTATGCAGGCAGTTTGATGGCGCCAGTTGCGTATAAATGGAAAATTAGCTGGAACGAAAACGCAAAAAATGTAGCATTTTGGAATTATTTTCCGGAATTTAGCCACAATGAATTTATCGGTTGGACGAGCCATCCTGTTGAGAAACCGTTTGCAGTATTTGACCTGATTAGTAATTTAGAAAATCCACAAATCCTAAAACGATTTGCACTGAGCGATAAAATGCTGTCAGGCAAACGCCCCAAATCAACTGTCGTGCCGCTGCAAGGTGAAACTGTTCTTGAGCAAATGCTGTGGGGGAGTGTTCTTGCCGATTTCGTCAGTATTTACGTTGGTATTTTAAATAACGTTGATCCGACGCGCGTTGATTTAATTGAGAAATTCAAAAAAGCGCTAACTGAATAA
- a CDS encoding IS1595 family transposase: protein MSNIPNFASNKKCWRLINKLVFGEEVSCPLCGCELQENYLSRYLWCKICRKKLRATAWHGSWLYGMKLSSKQLFKLIWCWQNRKSVEAAILFAGVSYPTVARWFSRFRENLPDAATMLEGLIQADESYFSKLKSKQATYIVTGAIEQDTGRLALRITGGFHDGRSQDVLEQFIQDSVKPGSLIITDKWYGYDELPLLGYEHESHNHSRGDFANTNKAELIWSVAKRHMRKLYGQRILTHQLEELCKEWMARANRPKLFEDPMTYLRFTLDVPG from the coding sequence ATGTCTAACATACCAAACTTTGCCAGCAATAAGAAGTGCTGGAGGCTTATCAACAAGCTTGTCTTTGGGGAGGAGGTGTCGTGCCCGCTCTGCGGGTGCGAGCTGCAAGAAAACTACCTCTCAAGATATCTCTGGTGCAAAATATGCCGCAAAAAGCTCAGAGCCACTGCCTGGCATGGTTCCTGGCTGTATGGCATGAAGCTGTCGTCCAAACAACTATTCAAGCTAATCTGGTGCTGGCAGAATCGTAAAAGTGTTGAGGCGGCTATACTGTTTGCTGGCGTTAGTTATCCAACTGTAGCTAGATGGTTCTCCCGCTTTCGAGAGAACCTGCCAGACGCTGCAACAATGCTAGAAGGCTTAATCCAAGCCGACGAAAGCTACTTCTCAAAGCTCAAGAGTAAACAAGCTACCTACATAGTTACTGGCGCCATTGAGCAGGATACCGGGCGCTTAGCCTTGCGTATAACCGGCGGCTTCCATGACGGACGAAGCCAAGATGTGCTTGAACAGTTCATCCAAGACAGCGTAAAACCAGGCAGCCTAATTATTACCGACAAATGGTACGGTTACGACGAATTACCGCTCCTAGGCTACGAGCATGAAAGCCACAACCACAGCAGAGGCGACTTTGCTAATACCAACAAAGCTGAGCTAATTTGGAGCGTAGCCAAGCGCCACATGCGCAAACTCTACGGACAACGCATCCTAACCCACCAACTAGAAGAACTCTGCAAAGAATGGATGGCAAGAGCCAACCGCCCCAAGCTATTCGAGGACCCGATGACTTACCTGCGCTTTACTTTGGATGTTCCGGGTTAG
- a CDS encoding UDP-N-acetylmuramoyl-L-alanyl-D-glutamate--2,6-diaminopimelate ligase codes for MKQTLVRGVRTMLPARSVHRLEEWYRKMRVRLVRIQYGNPAKHLRVIAVTGTNGKTTTVNYLNEILKEAGYTTAMFSTATIEIAGQAKRNDLNATVASTATMQQFFRHAKKAHVDFVVMEFPSHAIHQHKLEGVPVEMAIMTNLTQDHLDYHKTMDAYAEVKSRLFAQNPKYIVLNRDDEWFKYFNAFPAQAQKITYGEHADAEAHIDRVKLYRKGTEAHITIDHQTKLELATNLPGKFNVYNMTAAVCAAYLLGISLKDIIEGVANLESIPGRFERVNVRMPYDVIVDYAHTPDGLEKIITAVKAITKNRVILVFGATGDRDKEKRPIMGEIAARLADRIFLTDEESYNEDPATIRKMVYDGIERVRSGAIKTIEVPDRRDAIAKALHLATRGDTVLITGMGHEVYRVVNGKRVPWNDTGVVEELLKKD; via the coding sequence ATGAAGCAGACGTTAGTGAGAGGCGTACGGACAATGCTGCCTGCTCGTTCGGTGCATCGGCTGGAGGAATGGTACCGCAAAATGCGCGTCCGGCTGGTACGTATACAGTATGGCAATCCGGCAAAACACCTTCGTGTCATCGCCGTGACCGGCACGAACGGCAAAACAACGACGGTTAATTACCTGAACGAAATTTTAAAAGAAGCCGGCTACACGACAGCTATGTTCAGCACTGCAACGATTGAGATTGCAGGGCAAGCAAAGCGCAACGACTTGAATGCCACTGTCGCGAGCACGGCAACAATGCAGCAATTCTTCCGCCACGCGAAAAAAGCACACGTTGATTTCGTAGTGATGGAATTTCCAAGCCATGCAATCCATCAGCATAAGCTTGAAGGCGTACCAGTTGAAATGGCAATTATGACCAATCTGACGCAAGATCATTTAGATTACCACAAAACGATGGATGCATACGCCGAGGTAAAAAGCCGCCTGTTTGCACAAAATCCAAAATATATCGTGTTAAACCGCGACGATGAATGGTTTAAATATTTCAATGCATTCCCCGCACAAGCTCAAAAAATTACCTACGGCGAACACGCTGATGCTGAAGCGCATATTGATCGCGTGAAGTTGTACCGCAAAGGGACAGAAGCGCACATTACGATTGACCATCAAACCAAGCTAGAGCTGGCCACAAATTTACCAGGCAAATTTAATGTATATAATATGACCGCCGCGGTGTGTGCCGCATATTTGCTCGGTATATCATTGAAGGATATTATTGAAGGTGTCGCAAACCTTGAAAGCATACCGGGACGATTTGAACGCGTTAATGTCCGCATGCCGTATGACGTGATCGTTGACTATGCGCACACACCAGATGGACTTGAGAAAATTATCACTGCCGTTAAAGCAATTACAAAAAACCGCGTAATACTCGTCTTCGGCGCAACGGGCGACCGCGACAAGGAAAAACGCCCAATTATGGGAGAAATCGCTGCACGCCTTGCCGATCGCATCTTTTTGACCGATGAAGAGAGTTACAATGAGGATCCAGCAACAATTCGTAAAATGGTTTACGATGGCATAGAACGCGTAAGAAGCGGTGCAATAAAAACAATCGAGGTTCCCGATAGACGTGATGCAATCGCAAAAGCGCTTCACCTCGCCACGAGAGGCGACACGGTGCTTATCACTGGTATGGGACATGAGGTGTATCGCGTTGTTAACGGTAAGCGCGTCCCATGGAATGATACCGGAGTCGTAGAAGAGCTGCTCAAGAAAGACTAG
- the tsaD gene encoding tRNA (adenosine(37)-N6)-threonylcarbamoyltransferase complex transferase subunit TsaD: MKILGIESSCDETAAAVVEDGFCALSSVVNSQIDIHAQYGGVVPEIAARSHIEVINPVIREALTRAQCSWDDIDAIAVTYAPGLVGSLLVGVLAARTLAILHNKPLYAIHHVEAHVYANFVTASKDPALHVPSKQPAFPLLALIVSGGHTQLVLFHGHGDYELLGQTQDDAVGEAFDKVAKILGLPYPGGPSIAAAAEHGDPEKYHLPKAKLDNPYNFSFSGLKTAVLRAVQHAVGKDFTFPSHELPRLVNDVQRADFAASFQRVAVETLVERTLRAYSDFAPRSVVIAGGVAANQELRRQLSARLPIAIEYAPMKFCTDNAVMIATLGFFHAQYGTPADPYALDVIPSLSMVNTAWNSTKVL; encoded by the coding sequence ATGAAAATTTTGGGAATTGAGTCAAGCTGCGATGAAACGGCGGCGGCGGTCGTCGAGGACGGTTTTTGCGCGCTATCCAGCGTGGTAAACTCGCAAATTGACATTCATGCGCAATACGGCGGTGTTGTGCCAGAAATAGCCGCGCGCAGTCATATTGAGGTGATAAATCCGGTTATCCGCGAGGCGCTAACGCGGGCACAGTGTAGTTGGGATGATATTGATGCGATCGCTGTCACCTACGCGCCCGGTTTAGTTGGCTCATTACTGGTCGGTGTACTTGCCGCTCGGACGCTAGCAATCTTACATAACAAGCCGCTCTATGCGATTCATCATGTTGAAGCGCATGTGTATGCAAATTTTGTTACTGCAAGCAAAGATCCGGCATTACATGTACCGTCAAAGCAGCCGGCATTTCCCCTGCTCGCACTCATCGTATCGGGCGGGCATACGCAACTGGTGCTGTTTCATGGCCATGGCGATTATGAATTGCTTGGACAGACGCAAGACGACGCTGTTGGCGAGGCTTTTGATAAGGTCGCGAAAATCCTTGGACTCCCCTACCCTGGCGGCCCGTCAATTGCCGCTGCTGCTGAGCATGGCGACCCCGAAAAATATCATTTGCCAAAGGCAAAGCTTGATAATCCGTATAATTTTTCGTTCTCCGGGCTTAAAACGGCCGTTCTACGGGCAGTGCAGCACGCAGTAGGTAAAGACTTCACATTTCCATCACACGAGCTACCAAGGCTCGTAAATGACGTTCAGCGGGCAGATTTTGCGGCGAGCTTTCAGCGCGTAGCGGTTGAAACTCTAGTGGAGCGTACGCTGCGTGCGTATAGCGACTTTGCGCCGCGGTCGGTCGTGATTGCTGGCGGCGTGGCGGCGAATCAGGAACTGCGGCGTCAACTATCAGCCCGCTTGCCGATTGCGATTGAATATGCGCCGATGAAATTCTGTACAGATAATGCAGTGATGATTGCTACGCTCGGGTTTTTCCATGCTCAGTACGGCACGCCTGCCGATCCTTACGCTCTTGATGTCATTCCAAGTTTATCTATGGTAAATACAGCTTGGAACTCTACAAAGGTGTTGTAA
- a CDS encoding Sua5/YciO/YrdC/YwlC family protein, which translates to MAQLFTSVTDKKLATLLHGGAIGVLPTDTVYGLVSVIAPQPIERLYATKPRQSHAGTIIAASVDDLIALGLDETALQHVSHLWPAPLSVVIAAQHIPEFLREERGSLAVRIPEDEVLRSLLRETGPLMTTSANKHGGKTAATIAEAQRIFGDSVDFYVDGGDLSNRPPSTIVMVDARGTITALRDGAVPVRSLGDV; encoded by the coding sequence ATGGCACAACTATTTACCTCTGTTACCGATAAGAAATTAGCTACGTTGTTGCACGGTGGTGCGATTGGCGTATTGCCAACCGATACGGTGTATGGCTTAGTGTCAGTTATTGCCCCTCAGCCGATCGAGCGTTTATATGCTACAAAACCGCGTCAGTCGCACGCCGGTACGATTATTGCAGCGTCGGTTGATGATTTGATCGCACTTGGGCTTGATGAGACAGCCTTACAGCATGTTTCGCATTTGTGGCCGGCGCCTCTGAGCGTAGTGATTGCGGCGCAGCACATTCCTGAGTTCTTGCGTGAGGAACGTGGCAGCCTTGCGGTTAGGATACCAGAAGATGAAGTATTGCGATCGCTCTTACGTGAGACTGGTCCACTTATGACAACAAGCGCGAATAAACACGGTGGAAAGACGGCGGCGACTATCGCGGAAGCACAGCGTATTTTTGGCGATTCCGTTGATTTTTATGTTGATGGCGGCGATTTGAGTAACCGCCCGCCTTCAACGATTGTTATGGTAGACGCCCGCGGAACTATAACGGCACTTCGCGATGGAGCTGTGCCGGTACGATCGCTTGGTGATGTTTAG
- a CDS encoding peptidoglycan bridge formation glycyltransferase FemA/FemB family protein codes for MLQGNECAESTVWNEVIYDLGGHPLQLWGWGEVKSMHNWHAHRVLFTDQQGGIVGAAQILERILPKPFRRLCYVPRGPVCREGDAAAVYEALTAYVSHHLPGTLLTVEPDTKSVPGVAGWRRSSNTILIPKTLILDLHHSEEELLAAMTKKTRQYIRKSERAEITLRRIKAMDDVEKLLKIYHQTAKRANFALHDDQYYRDVHINLGDSSLIFAAYEGSEPIAFVWLAASQETAFELYGGMNERGQALRANYALKWFAIRKCREWGISRYDMNGLLNDGISNFKRGFANHDDMLAGTYDYPLSPLYSIWAGLLPTAKKIIRRIKH; via the coding sequence ATGCTACAAGGGAATGAATGTGCCGAGTCAACGGTGTGGAACGAAGTGATATACGACCTAGGCGGACATCCGCTTCAGCTATGGGGATGGGGCGAAGTGAAATCAATGCACAACTGGCACGCGCATCGCGTACTATTTACCGACCAGCAGGGAGGGATTGTCGGTGCCGCGCAAATTTTAGAGCGAATATTGCCAAAGCCCTTTCGCCGCCTCTGTTACGTACCGCGCGGTCCAGTGTGTAGGGAAGGGGATGCTGCGGCAGTATATGAAGCGCTTACGGCCTACGTATCGCACCATCTGCCCGGTACGCTGCTAACTGTTGAGCCTGATACGAAATCAGTTCCAGGAGTAGCGGGATGGCGGCGATCATCAAATACGATCCTGATTCCAAAAACGTTAATCTTAGATTTGCACCACAGCGAAGAGGAATTGCTTGCTGCAATGACGAAAAAGACGCGCCAGTATATCCGTAAATCAGAACGCGCGGAAATTACATTGCGCCGCATCAAAGCAATGGATGATGTCGAAAAATTACTTAAAATTTATCACCAAACAGCAAAGCGTGCCAATTTTGCCCTTCACGACGATCAATATTACCGTGATGTCCACATCAATCTAGGTGACTCGTCTCTTATTTTTGCCGCCTATGAAGGCAGCGAGCCGATCGCATTCGTCTGGCTCGCCGCCAGTCAGGAAACGGCTTTTGAGCTATACGGCGGCATGAATGAGCGCGGACAGGCACTACGTGCAAACTACGCGCTGAAGTGGTTTGCCATCCGCAAGTGCAGGGAGTGGGGGATTAGCCGTTACGACATGAATGGGCTGCTCAATGACGGTATCAGCAATTTCAAGCGCGGCTTTGCTAATCACGACGACATGCTCGCTGGTACATACGATTATCCGTTAAGCCCCTTGTACAGTATTTGGGCAGGGTTATTGCCGACCGCTAAAAAGATAATTCGACGTATCAAACACTAA
- a CDS encoding valine--tRNA ligase, translated as MNLAKAYTPNDYEPTIYAMWEKSGVFAPKGEGEPYAIVMPPPNANGNLHVGHALGSAIQDILVRYHRMRGYDAVYIPGADHAGFETWVVYERELEKQGKTRFNFDREDLYAQVWDFVAARRGDMELQLRAIGVSADWDHLVFTLDEKVIDTVYDTFEAMWRDGLIYRGERIVNYCTKHQTSFSDYEVVYKNEKSKLWKIAYPLIDRVGEIIIATTRPETLLGDVAVAVHPDDERYKDLIGSKVQLPIVHREIPIIADEYVDRTYGTGAVKITPAHDPNDFEIGQRHNLKTVQVINFDGTMINVPAQFKGLTVEEARKRVLTALDIDELRRGEENIEHQVGHCYKCGTVIEPLVKEQWFVKMRGLADRAIAAIQNSDVTFTPANKGSVVINYLKDIKDWNISRQIPWGIPIPMFQSQDNLDDWRFDRRVNQKQIVVDGTTYRREEDTLDTWFSSNQWPYITTDYLAKGDLSRFYPTAVMETAGDILFVWVARMIMMGLYRTDKVPFRHVYLHGLVLDEKGVKMSKSKGNVINPMEYVSEYGSDALRMGVISSRSAAQPQAFNTGKVVAARNFCNKLWNIARYIEASVADETPAAEPIPQSLADHWILSQLSEAQQQVEKQLESYHFAEAAETIYHVVWDDVADWFVEVSKVEQNINMNAYVLDAVLRLSHPFAPFVTETIWQALPWHDTILAGEAWIKPAKYDDIAAGQFGRLKNLVSEARYVMSELPGNKRYGMLYMDDSLVADNAELIQKLARVKSVEHVDQARGLRLAASGRDAWLDLDDDTLYEHQTNLEKRLANVRQQVKTLETRLANENYIAKAPAHLVEETRRQLAEEQALIKRLQTELQVIARS; from the coding sequence ATGAATTTAGCAAAAGCTTATACACCGAATGACTACGAACCAACAATCTATGCGATGTGGGAGAAATCGGGTGTTTTTGCGCCAAAAGGCGAGGGCGAGCCGTATGCGATCGTCATGCCGCCGCCAAATGCGAATGGCAATTTGCACGTTGGGCACGCGCTCGGGTCGGCGATCCAGGATATTTTAGTACGTTATCACCGAATGCGCGGCTATGATGCTGTGTATATTCCTGGGGCAGATCATGCGGGCTTTGAGACGTGGGTAGTGTACGAACGCGAACTTGAGAAGCAAGGAAAGACACGGTTTAATTTTGACCGCGAAGATTTGTACGCCCAAGTATGGGACTTTGTGGCGGCGCGGCGCGGCGATATGGAATTGCAGCTGCGCGCAATTGGCGTGAGCGCCGATTGGGATCATTTAGTGTTTACACTGGATGAAAAGGTGATCGACACAGTATATGATACGTTTGAAGCGATGTGGCGCGATGGACTTATCTACCGTGGCGAGCGCATTGTGAATTATTGCACCAAACACCAGACAAGCTTTTCGGATTATGAAGTTGTCTATAAAAATGAAAAGAGTAAGCTTTGGAAAATTGCCTATCCGTTAATTGATAGGGTAGGGGAGATTATTATCGCAACAACGCGCCCAGAAACATTATTAGGCGATGTGGCGGTGGCGGTTCATCCGGATGATGAGCGCTATAAAGATCTAATTGGCAGCAAAGTGCAGTTGCCGATTGTACATCGCGAAATTCCGATCATCGCCGACGAATACGTCGACCGTACTTACGGGACGGGCGCGGTGAAGATTACGCCGGCGCACGACCCGAACGACTTTGAAATTGGGCAGCGGCACAACCTTAAAACAGTGCAGGTAATTAATTTTGACGGTACTATGATAAATGTACCGGCGCAGTTCAAAGGGTTGACCGTTGAAGAGGCGCGTAAACGCGTGCTAACAGCACTTGATATTGACGAATTACGTCGCGGTGAAGAGAACATTGAGCATCAAGTTGGGCACTGCTATAAGTGCGGCACAGTGATTGAGCCGCTCGTTAAAGAGCAATGGTTCGTGAAAATGCGCGGGTTGGCCGATCGGGCGATTGCAGCGATTCAAAACAGCGACGTGACCTTCACGCCAGCAAATAAAGGTTCGGTTGTTATTAATTATCTAAAGGATATTAAGGATTGGAACATTAGTCGCCAAATTCCGTGGGGAATTCCAATCCCAATGTTCCAGTCGCAGGATAATTTAGATGATTGGCGCTTCGATCGCCGTGTTAATCAAAAGCAGATTGTTGTAGATGGTACAACATATCGTCGCGAAGAGGATACGCTTGATACGTGGTTTAGCAGTAACCAATGGCCGTACATCACCACCGACTATCTAGCAAAAGGCGATTTAAGCCGCTTTTATCCAACGGCGGTCATGGAGACGGCTGGTGATATTTTGTTTGTTTGGGTGGCGCGCATGATTATGATGGGCCTGTATCGCACCGATAAGGTACCGTTCCGTCACGTGTACTTGCACGGGCTTGTACTTGATGAAAAGGGCGTGAAGATGAGTAAAAGCAAAGGTAATGTCATCAATCCGATGGAATACGTATCGGAGTATGGCTCTGACGCGTTGCGTATGGGTGTGATTTCGAGTCGTAGCGCTGCGCAGCCGCAAGCCTTTAATACTGGTAAAGTTGTCGCGGCGCGTAATTTCTGCAATAAGCTATGGAACATTGCACGCTACATTGAAGCATCTGTTGCGGACGAAACGCCCGCGGCTGAGCCGATTCCGCAGTCGTTGGCGGATCATTGGATTTTGAGCCAACTTAGTGAGGCGCAGCAGCAGGTTGAAAAACAACTCGAAAGCTATCATTTCGCTGAAGCTGCTGAAACGATTTACCATGTTGTATGGGATGATGTCGCCGATTGGTTCGTTGAAGTAAGCAAAGTTGAGCAGAATATCAACATGAACGCGTATGTTCTTGACGCTGTTCTGCGCTTATCGCACCCATTTGCGCCATTTGTGACTGAGACAATTTGGCAAGCATTGCCATGGCATGATACGATCCTAGCGGGTGAAGCGTGGATAAAGCCTGCCAAATACGATGATATCGCCGCTGGGCAGTTTGGCCGGCTGAAAAATTTAGTAAGTGAAGCACGCTATGTGATGAGCGAGCTGCCGGGTAATAAGCGGTATGGCATGCTATATATGGATGACTCGCTCGTAGCAGATAATGCTGAGTTGATTCAAAAGCTTGCGCGCGTGAAATCAGTTGAGCACGTCGATCAGGCGAGGGGATTACGCTTAGCAGCAAGCGGGCGTGACGCGTGGCTTGATTTAGACGATGATACGCTGTACGAGCATCAAACAAATTTAGAGAAGCGTTTAGCAAACGTGCGTCAACAGGTAAAGACGCTCGAGACACGCTTAGCAAATGAAAATTACATAGCAAAAGCGCCGGCTCATCTAGTAGAAGAAACTCGTCGCCAGTTAGCTGAAGAGCAGGCGCTTATAAAGCGTCTACAGACCGAGCTGCAGGTTATTGCGCGCAGTTAG
- a CDS encoding LD-carboxypeptidase — MLARAQTALESLGLKVSFSQYAFSRSQRGCPTDTEKVDDLHAAFLDPNVRGILAAIGGFNSNQLLERINWDIIRANPKIFAGFSDITVLNHAILAKTGLATFATPNFYCFGLPPKADYSLEYFRRCLFAGQPETYRVRASKVFYDYGWYYDEKSPRSKIVNGGIKIIQPGQASGTLLGGNLCSLNLLNGTEYFPRIEGDIILCLEDDSYDSIPATFERNLQSLIQQPYFRQVKAILFGRFQRESIATDDSLIAMVCCKKINLDIPIVSNLDFGHTDPKFSYKIGGWASVEAYNECKLVLH, encoded by the coding sequence GTGCTTGCGCGGGCGCAGACAGCACTAGAGTCCCTTGGCCTGAAAGTCTCTTTCAGCCAATACGCGTTTTCGCGTTCGCAGCGCGGTTGTCCAACGGATACCGAGAAAGTTGATGATTTGCACGCGGCTTTTCTTGACCCGAATGTCAGGGGAATTTTAGCGGCAATTGGCGGATTTAATTCTAACCAGCTGCTTGAGCGAATCAACTGGGATATTATTCGTGCCAATCCGAAAATTTTTGCAGGTTTTTCGGATATTACGGTGCTGAATCATGCGATTTTGGCAAAAACCGGCTTGGCGACTTTTGCCACGCCGAATTTTTATTGCTTCGGTTTACCGCCAAAGGCTGATTATTCATTGGAGTATTTCAGGCGCTGTTTGTTCGCTGGTCAGCCTGAAACGTACAGAGTTCGAGCATCGAAAGTGTTTTATGATTATGGTTGGTATTATGACGAGAAATCTCCGCGCTCTAAAATCGTGAATGGCGGTATAAAGATAATTCAACCTGGGCAAGCGAGCGGTACGCTATTGGGCGGTAATTTGTGTAGCTTGAATTTGCTCAACGGCACAGAATACTTTCCGCGCATAGAGGGTGATATTATTTTATGCCTAGAAGATGACAGCTATGATTCTATCCCGGCAACTTTCGAGCGCAATCTACAATCACTAATTCAGCAGCCGTATTTTCGCCAGGTAAAAGCCATTTTGTTTGGTCGTTTTCAGCGTGAGTCAATAGCAACAGACGATAGCTTGATAGCTATGGTCTGTTGCAAGAAAATCAACCTGGATATCCCGATAGTCTCTAACCTGGATTTCGGTCATACTGACCCGAAATTTAGTTATAAGATCGGTGGATGGGCTAGCGTTGAGGCGTATAATGAGTGCAAGCTAGTGCTACACTAA
- a CDS encoding 23S rRNA (pseudouridine(1915)-N(3))-methyltransferase RlmH, whose protein sequence is MLKIIAIGKKHEPWVATGIERYQKRLQRPWNIAWELLPHSPFDSNNARRDESERILSRCGADEFIVVLDERGKLLNSPALSRSLSQAFASNRTPTFVIGGAYGVTDALRSRANLVWSLSPLVFPHQLVRLILVEQLYRAQEIAQGGKYHHE, encoded by the coding sequence ATGCTTAAAATCATTGCTATCGGTAAAAAACACGAGCCCTGGGTTGCTACCGGCATAGAGCGTTATCAAAAACGCTTGCAGCGCCCGTGGAATATCGCGTGGGAATTGTTACCGCATAGTCCATTCGATAGCAACAACGCTCGCCGTGATGAGTCTGAACGTATATTGTCTCGCTGTGGCGCAGACGAGTTCATTGTCGTCCTTGACGAGCGTGGGAAATTGCTTAACTCCCCCGCCTTGTCGCGGTCTCTTAGCCAAGCATTCGCAAGTAACCGCACACCTACCTTTGTTATCGGCGGCGCATATGGCGTTACCGATGCATTACGTTCTCGTGCTAATCTAGTATGGTCGCTTAGTCCACTGGTATTTCCCCACCAGCTAGTACGACTTATTCTTGTTGAGCAATTATACCGTGCACAGGAAATCGCCCAAGGTGGAAAGTACCACCATGAATAG
- a CDS encoding HIT domain-containing protein, whose protein sequence is MEDSIFTKIIKGELPCHKIYEDDRTIAFLDIHPQVEGHTLVIPKKQVDSLWDLDDDTYTHLWNVAKRLAKHIERLKIRPRVASVVMGYGVPHAHIHLIPIGSEAELKQPQDTESPVDHDALAAMAEKLRTNA, encoded by the coding sequence ATGGAAGATTCGATTTTTACTAAAATTATCAAAGGCGAACTACCTTGCCACAAAATCTACGAAGACGACAGAACGATTGCATTTCTTGATATTCATCCGCAAGTTGAGGGGCATACGCTCGTCATTCCAAAAAAACAAGTTGATAGTTTATGGGACTTAGACGACGACACGTACACTCACCTCTGGAACGTTGCAAAGCGTCTTGCTAAACACATTGAACGCCTCAAGATTCGCCCGCGCGTTGCCTCGGTCGTGATGGGGTATGGCGTGCCGCATGCGCACATCCATCTAATTCCGATCGGCAGCGAAGCGGAATTAAAGCAGCCGCAGGATACAGAATCGCCAGTTGATCATGATGCGCTTGCGGCTATGGCAGAAAAACTGCGAACTAATGCTTAA